AAATGCCTGCGATACCGGCACCTATAACTATTGTATCGTACAGCCGTTCATTCAACGCCAACACTCAAACACTGATCTCTTTGATATCCGCAATCTCTTTGAACGCTTTGTAGATGCTGCCCACCAGGTTTTTCCGGTTGGTGCGGATTTTCTCATTCTCCGTATTGACCATGACATTGTCGAAAAAACGATCAAGCTGCGGTTTGAGCGAAAAGAGCGCATCCAGCTGCGCTTCGTACTCCTCGTACTCTTTCGAAACGACGTCGCCAAAGGAATCCCAGAGAGCTTTTTCCTCCTCTTTTTCAAAAAGCGAAGGATCGACGCTCAAATCGCCTTCCAGGTCGACATCTTTGCTGATGTTGGCCACCCGTTTGAATGTGGTGAACACCTCTTTGAATTCGTCGCTTTCGGTGATGTTCCTGAGCGCCTCGACCTTCCTGACGATTTCGTTGACATCCCGCTCGCCGCTTGCCAGGACCGCCGTGATGATCGAAGGGTTGGCATCGAGCGCTTTGTAGAAGCGTTCATCGAAAAATTTCTCCAGTTCTTCCGTCTCGAAGGGAGCGTACTCCTTTTTGAAATACTCGATCATCTCCGTAATATGGAAGGGGATGCCAAAATGGGTCACGATGCGAATGATTCCCGCCGCCGCGCGTCTGAGAGCGAACGGATCGCGGGAGCCGGTCGGTATCTTGCCGACGGAAAAGAGTGCCATCAGGTTGTCGAATCTGTAGGCGATGGCAAGCAGTGCGGCGAAGAGATTTTCGGGAAGGTCGCTCTCCTCACCGGCGGGCAGATACTGGTCGCGTATCGCCACGGCGACAAGATCCTCCTCGCCCAGGGCCCTGGCGTAGTAGTATCCCATGATCCCCTGCAGTTCGGTGAATTCGTAAACCATTTCACTGAGCAGATCGGCTTTTGCGAGCATGGCGGCACGCTCGGCAAGCGCCTTGAGCTCTCCCAGCTCTTTGGAAGTCTCTTTTTCGAGTCTTTCGGCATACACTTCCGTCAGCGTCGTCATGATGACGCTTTCGCGAACGCTTTTGTCAAACATCGTTCCCAGCCCGTCCATATAGACGATATTCTTGAGCCCTTCCGGGTCGAGTCCCCGTCTGAGGTCGTTTTCGTAAAAGAACATGGCATCGGCCAGCCGGGGCTTGAGTACCCGCTCGTTGCCTGCG
This genomic interval from Hydrogenimonas urashimensis contains the following:
- the glyS gene encoding glycine--tRNA ligase subunit beta, whose product is MMQPLLIEIGVEELPAIPLLKILDDIERSWANILEANRLMSEFEFSYTPRRLVLWHPEFPTRQPDSEEEMFGPPVQIAFKEGKPTRAAESFAKKCGVSLDEIGRGKKGGKEVLYYKRIIKGEPVEALLEEMVKTWLGSMRFGKMMRWGERKEEFIRPVRWVLTLLGNEVVPMELFGVRSGNTTRVHRQVSFDPVTVDSPKAYFKALKNGGVDLFADHRQKSILEGFDRIEKDLDIEVGRDEELMEEVVAITEYPTPLFGRFDESFLKLPPEVVMTSMKEHQRYFPVFKNGKLHNGFVVVSNAKTDDFSQVVAGNERVLKPRLADAMFFYENDLRRGLDPEGLKNIVYMDGLGTMFDKSVRESVIMTTLTEVYAERLEKETSKELGELKALAERAAMLAKADLLSEMVYEFTELQGIMGYYYARALGEEDLVAVAIRDQYLPAGEESDLPENLFAALLAIAYRFDNLMALFSVGKIPTGSRDPFALRRAAAGIIRIVTHFGIPFHITEMIEYFKKEYAPFETEELEKFFDERFYKALDANPSIITAVLASGERDVNEIVRKVEALRNITESDEFKEVFTTFKRVANISKDVDLEGDLSVDPSLFEKEEEKALWDSFGDVVSKEYEEYEAQLDALFSLKPQLDRFFDNVMVNTENEKIRTNRKNLVGSIYKAFKEIADIKEISV